From Apis cerana isolate GH-2021 linkage group LG10, AcerK_1.0, whole genome shotgun sequence, one genomic window encodes:
- the LOC108001146 gene encoding probable E3 ubiquitin-protein ligase RNF144A isoform X1 gives MRNKIRKCQGMPSLHSLVIRRAPLMDMGTATSSVTSVNSSNKVATNQKKVDKSNKLTGVRLPLLRKEASVVNLSLTERTAIGKGVDAPLLRPESSASLEARGNSWLSLGPGVLRKCETAVGLSTSALEGRPINRSRVCSRCSSLLSLASSSRYSLAAGNFVPASSQQALGRIFCKLCLVDTSLSKTFKIEGCGCSYCKDCMKAYIEFEIEEGAYEISCPDAQCEHGAILSMKEISSLVSSELVEKHYKFRLNRDVSMDKARAWCPRAGCETICSINSTGSNGTPIGPVHCPNCSIDFCSICRESWHTGPCSDISLGIPFDGDHIKCCPMCSVPIEKDEGCAQMMCKRCKHVFCWYCLASLDDDFLLRHYDKGPCKNKLGHSRASVIWHRTQVIGIFAGFGLLLLVASPLLLLAAPCIVCCKCRVCGSSRLEQEEGDTAT, from the exons GGGATGCCCAGCCTACATTCGCTCGTCATACGACGAGCTCCACTAATGGATATGGGTACTGCTACTAGTTCTGTGACATCTgttaattcttctaataaagTTGCTACAAACCAGAAAAAAGttgataaatctaataaacttACTGGAGTCAGATTACCTTTATTGCGTAAAGAAGCCAGTGTTGTAAATCTTTCTTTAACAGAAAGGACTGCAATAGGAAAAGGAGTAGATGCTCCTTTACTTAGACCTGAAAGTAGTGCAAGTTTAGAAGCTCGTGGTAATAGCTGGTTGAGTCTAGGTCCTGGAGTATTACGAAAATGTGAAACTGCTGTGGGTTTAAGCACTTCTGCTTTAGAAGGAAGACCCATCAATCGCAGTCGAGTTTGTTCTCGATGTTCCAGTTTATTATCATTGGCATCTAGTTCACGCTATAGTTTAGCTGCAGGCAATTTTGTTCCTGCAAGTTCTCAACAAGCGCTTGGacgtattttttgtaaattatgtcTTGTTGATACTTCTCTTTCTAAAACATTTAAGATAGAAGGCTGTGGTTGTTCTTATTGTAAAGAT tGTATGAAAGcatatattgaatttgaaattgaagaagGTGCATATGAAATTAGTTGTCCTGATGCACAATGTGAACATGGAGCAATACTTTCcatgaaagaaatatcaagTCTTGTTAGTTCTGAACTTGTggaaaaacattataaattcaGATTAAATAgag ATGTGTCTATGGATAAAGCACGTGCTTGGTGTCCACGTGCAGGTTGTGAAACAATATGTTCTATAAATTCTACTGGATCAAATGGAACTCCTATTGGACCAGTTCATTGTCCTAATTGTTCTATAGATTTTTGTTCTATATGTCGAGAATCTTGGCATACTGGTCCTTGTTCAGATATTTCTTTAGGTATACCATTTGATGGTGATCATATCAAATGTTGTCCTATGTGTTCTGTACCTATTGAAAAAGATGAAGGATGTGCTCAAATGATGTGTAAAAGATGTAAACATGTTTTTTGTTGGTATTGCTTAGCTTCTTTAGAT GATGACTTTTTATTGCGACATTACGACAAAGGgccttgtaaaaataaattgggtCACTCACGCGCATCAGTTATTTGGCACAGAACACAagttattggaatttttgcTGGATTTGGGTTACTCTTACTTGTTGCATCGCCACTACTTTTATTGGCTGCACCATGTATTGTATGTTGTAAATGTCGTGTATGTGGATCATCTAGACTTGAACAAGAGGAAGGTGACACTGCAacataa
- the LOC108001146 gene encoding probable E3 ubiquitin-protein ligase RNF144A isoform X2 has product MQCQFVSWGMPSLHSLVIRRAPLMDMGTATSSVTSVNSSNKVATNQKKVDKSNKLTGVRLPLLRKEASVVNLSLTERTAIGKGVDAPLLRPESSASLEARGNSWLSLGPGVLRKCETAVGLSTSALEGRPINRSRVCSRCSSLLSLASSSRYSLAAGNFVPASSQQALGRIFCKLCLVDTSLSKTFKIEGCGCSYCKDCMKAYIEFEIEEGAYEISCPDAQCEHGAILSMKEISSLVSSELVEKHYKFRLNRDVSMDKARAWCPRAGCETICSINSTGSNGTPIGPVHCPNCSIDFCSICRESWHTGPCSDISLGIPFDGDHIKCCPMCSVPIEKDEGCAQMMCKRCKHVFCWYCLASLDDDFLLRHYDKGPCKNKLGHSRASVIWHRTQVIGIFAGFGLLLLVASPLLLLAAPCIVCCKCRVCGSSRLEQEEGDTAT; this is encoded by the exons GGGATGCCCAGCCTACATTCGCTCGTCATACGACGAGCTCCACTAATGGATATGGGTACTGCTACTAGTTCTGTGACATCTgttaattcttctaataaagTTGCTACAAACCAGAAAAAAGttgataaatctaataaacttACTGGAGTCAGATTACCTTTATTGCGTAAAGAAGCCAGTGTTGTAAATCTTTCTTTAACAGAAAGGACTGCAATAGGAAAAGGAGTAGATGCTCCTTTACTTAGACCTGAAAGTAGTGCAAGTTTAGAAGCTCGTGGTAATAGCTGGTTGAGTCTAGGTCCTGGAGTATTACGAAAATGTGAAACTGCTGTGGGTTTAAGCACTTCTGCTTTAGAAGGAAGACCCATCAATCGCAGTCGAGTTTGTTCTCGATGTTCCAGTTTATTATCATTGGCATCTAGTTCACGCTATAGTTTAGCTGCAGGCAATTTTGTTCCTGCAAGTTCTCAACAAGCGCTTGGacgtattttttgtaaattatgtcTTGTTGATACTTCTCTTTCTAAAACATTTAAGATAGAAGGCTGTGGTTGTTCTTATTGTAAAGAT tGTATGAAAGcatatattgaatttgaaattgaagaagGTGCATATGAAATTAGTTGTCCTGATGCACAATGTGAACATGGAGCAATACTTTCcatgaaagaaatatcaagTCTTGTTAGTTCTGAACTTGTggaaaaacattataaattcaGATTAAATAgag ATGTGTCTATGGATAAAGCACGTGCTTGGTGTCCACGTGCAGGTTGTGAAACAATATGTTCTATAAATTCTACTGGATCAAATGGAACTCCTATTGGACCAGTTCATTGTCCTAATTGTTCTATAGATTTTTGTTCTATATGTCGAGAATCTTGGCATACTGGTCCTTGTTCAGATATTTCTTTAGGTATACCATTTGATGGTGATCATATCAAATGTTGTCCTATGTGTTCTGTACCTATTGAAAAAGATGAAGGATGTGCTCAAATGATGTGTAAAAGATGTAAACATGTTTTTTGTTGGTATTGCTTAGCTTCTTTAGAT GATGACTTTTTATTGCGACATTACGACAAAGGgccttgtaaaaataaattgggtCACTCACGCGCATCAGTTATTTGGCACAGAACACAagttattggaatttttgcTGGATTTGGGTTACTCTTACTTGTTGCATCGCCACTACTTTTATTGGCTGCACCATGTATTGTATGTTGTAAATGTCGTGTATGTGGATCATCTAGACTTGAACAAGAGGAAGGTGACACTGCAacataa